A stretch of Eleutherodactylus coqui strain aEleCoq1 chromosome 2, aEleCoq1.hap1, whole genome shotgun sequence DNA encodes these proteins:
- the LOC136613046 gene encoding dnaJ homolog subfamily C member 3-like, giving the protein MDRAKRSISGCLSSLSLLCVILDLQLDGALAAGQAEVESHLEMGRKLLAAGQLAEALSHYHTAVDGDPENYLTYYKRATVYLAMGKFKSALPDLSKAIELKPDFLAARLQRGNILLKQGDTQLAREDFQIVLASNPSNEEARMQLERTYEVEAHRAEASEASNREDYVEAISWLEKVVEYSPWDPSARELRSECHLHNGDLTKAIQDLKPTTKLRNDNRAAFLKLSKLYYILGEHEESLSQVRECLKLDQDDKDCHSHYKQVKKLSRQLESAEELVRNQRYEAAVEKFESAMKTEPNVELYRKRAKERICHCLSKSQHTEAAIKMCTEALQRDPQNPQVLKDRAEVYILSEEYERAVEDFQQAKELDGDNEEINQGLERAQKLLKQSRKRDYYKILGVKRNANKQEVIKAYRKLAQQWHPDNFQSEEEKREAEKKFIDIAAAKEVLTDPEMRQKVDAGEDPLDPENQQGSGHQQQWPFEFNPFGSGNFHFKFNYN; this is encoded by the exons ATGGACAGAGCGAAGCGCAGTATCAGCGGttgtctctcctctctctccctcctctgtgtcaTCCTGGACCTGCAGCTGGACG GAGCGCTGGCGGCCGGTCAGGCGGAGGTGGAGAGTCACCTGGAGATGGGCCGGAAGCTGCTGGCAGCGGGGCAGCTGGCGGAGGCGCTGTCACACTACCACACGGCTGTGG ATGGAGACCCCGAAAACTACCTGACCTATTACAAGCGAGCGACTGTTTACCTGGCGATGGGGAAATTTAAGTCGGCGCTCCCCGATCTCAGTAAAGCCATCGAGCTGAAGCCGGACTTCCTGGCG GCCAGACTCCAGCGAGGGAACATTCTGCTGAAGCAGGGCGACACACAACTGGCCAGAGAGGATTTCCAGATAGTG CTGGCAAGCAACCCCTCCAATGAAGAAGCGAGGATGCAGCTGGAGCGGACATACGAGGTGGAGGCGCACAGAGCTGAGGCCTCGGAGGCGTCTAACCGGGAGGACTATGTGGAGGCCATCAGCTGGCTGGAGAAGGTGGTGGAG TATTCCCCCTGGGATCCCAGTGCCCGGGAGCTGCGCTCCGAGTGTCACCTGCACAATGGAGATCTGACGAAAGCCATCCAAGACCTGAAGCCCACCACCAAACTGCGCAACGACAACCGAGCCGCCTTCCTGAAGCTTAGTAAGCTCTACTACATCTTGGGCGAGCATGAGGAAAGTCTGAG TCAGGTCCGGGAATGTCTGAAGTTGGACCAAGACGATAAAGATTGTCACTCCCATTATAAACAAGTGAAGAAACTGTCCAGACAACTGGAATCTGCTGAGGAGCTGGTCCGAAATCAGAG ATATGAAGCCGCCGTCGAGAAGTTTGAATCGGCGATGAAGACGGAGCCCAATGTGGAGCTCTACAGGAAAAGGGCGAAAGAGAGGATCTGTCACTGTCTGTCCAAG AGTCAGCACACAGAGGCGGCCATTAAGATGTGTACAGAAGCTCTGCAGAGAGATCCTCAAAATCCTCAAGTGCTGAAAGACCGGGCGGAGGTCTACATTCTGAGCGAGGAGTACGAGAGAG CGGTGGAAGATTTTCAACAAGCGAAGGAACTTGATGGGGACAACGAGGAGATAAATCAGGGCCTGGAGAGAGCACAGAAGCTGCTCAAACAGTCCCGAAAGCGAGATTATTATAAAATCTTAGGTGTTAAGAG AAATGCTAATAAGCAGGAAGTGATCAAGGCGTACAGGAAGCTGGCACAGCAATGGCATCCAGACAACTTCCAGTCAGAGGAGGAGAAGCGAGAAGCAGAAAAGAAATTCATAGATATTGCAGCAGCCAAAGAAGTGTTAACGGATCCAG